The following coding sequences are from one Reyranella humidisoli window:
- a CDS encoding DUF1013 domain-containing protein yields MSQVLMPKATAVWLVENTTLTFDQISAFTGLHPLEIQAIADGEVAGGMTGYDPTTNGQLTKEEIKRVEADGNARLKLSPRDVPMPQARSKGPRYTPVAKRQDRPDAIAWLLKTHPELQDSQVAKLVGSTKSTVQSVKDRSHWNMQNVRQRDPVTLGLCSLKDLNDAVDRARRKAAREDAARKKDSAKSGVVEEAPVAAVDPAEADQPDVAEQ; encoded by the coding sequence ATGTCGCAAGTGTTGATGCCCAAGGCGACCGCCGTCTGGCTGGTCGAAAACACGACCCTGACGTTCGACCAGATTTCGGCCTTCACCGGCCTGCACCCGCTCGAGATCCAGGCGATCGCGGATGGCGAGGTTGCCGGCGGCATGACCGGCTACGACCCCACCACCAACGGCCAGCTCACCAAGGAAGAGATCAAGCGCGTCGAGGCCGACGGCAACGCGCGGTTGAAGCTCAGCCCGCGCGACGTGCCGATGCCGCAGGCGCGCTCCAAGGGGCCGCGCTACACCCCGGTGGCCAAGCGTCAGGACCGTCCCGACGCCATCGCCTGGTTGCTGAAGACCCACCCGGAATTGCAGGACAGTCAGGTCGCCAAGCTCGTCGGCTCGACCAAGAGCACGGTGCAGTCCGTCAAGGACCGCTCGCACTGGAACATGCAGAACGTCCGCCAGCGCGATCCGGTGACGCTGGGTCTGTGCTCGCTCAAGGACCTGAACGATGCGGTCGACCGCGCGCGCCGCAAGGCCGCCCGGGAAGACGCCGCTCGCAAGAAGGACTCGGCGAAGTCCGGCGTGGTCGAGGAAGCCCCCGTGGCGGCCGTCGATCCGGCCGAAGCCGACCAGCCCGACGTCGCCGAGCAGTAG
- a CDS encoding NAD(P)H-quinone oxidoreductase, producing the protein MSALPATMTCIEITKYGGPEVLVPATRPVPLPRAGEILIKVAATAVNRPDIAQRMGNYAPPPGASDLPGLEASGTVAALGDGVTGWKLGNAICALTPGGSYAEYCIVPAPQCLPPPKGFDMLHAAALPENYFTVWHNLFERGQLKAGETVLIHGGASGIGTTAIQLAKSFGATVLTTVRTPEKAKAVKELGADHAIIYKDNDWAAEVKKLSSGVDVVLDMVAGDYLPKNLSLLKLDGRCVVIAVQGGATATVSAGMLMVNRLTLTGSTLRPQSVESKGRMARGLKEKVWPLLEAGKIKPILFKTFPLRDAAGAHAELERADHVGKVMMTV; encoded by the coding sequence ATGAGTGCCCTGCCCGCCACGATGACGTGTATCGAGATCACCAAGTATGGCGGCCCGGAGGTGCTGGTGCCGGCGACCCGTCCGGTCCCCCTGCCCAGAGCCGGCGAAATCCTGATCAAGGTCGCCGCCACCGCGGTCAACCGCCCCGACATCGCCCAGCGCATGGGCAACTACGCGCCGCCCCCGGGCGCCTCGGACCTGCCGGGCCTCGAGGCCTCTGGCACCGTTGCCGCACTGGGCGACGGGGTGACCGGCTGGAAGCTGGGCAACGCGATCTGCGCGCTGACGCCGGGCGGCTCCTACGCCGAGTATTGCATCGTGCCGGCGCCGCAATGCCTGCCGCCGCCCAAGGGCTTCGACATGCTGCATGCCGCGGCCCTGCCCGAGAACTACTTCACCGTGTGGCACAACCTGTTCGAGCGCGGCCAGCTCAAGGCCGGCGAAACGGTGCTCATCCATGGTGGCGCGAGCGGTATCGGCACGACGGCGATCCAGCTCGCCAAGTCGTTCGGCGCGACCGTCCTCACGACGGTGCGCACGCCGGAGAAGGCGAAGGCGGTGAAGGAACTGGGGGCCGACCACGCCATCATCTACAAGGACAATGACTGGGCGGCCGAGGTGAAGAAGCTGTCGAGCGGCGTCGACGTGGTGCTCGACATGGTGGCCGGCGACTATCTGCCGAAGAACCTGTCGCTGCTGAAGCTAGACGGCCGCTGCGTCGTGATCGCCGTCCAGGGCGGCGCGACGGCGACGGTCAGCGCCGGCATGCTGATGGTCAACCGCCTGACCCTCACCGGCTCGACGCTCCGCCCTCAGAGCGTAGAGAGCAAGGGCCGCATGGCGCGGGGCTTGAAGGAAAAGGTCTGGCCGCTGCTCGAGGCCGGCAAGATCAAGCCGATCCTCTTCAAGACGTTCCCGCTGCGGGACGCTGCCGGCGCGCATGCCGAACTGGAGCGCGCCGACCATGTCGGCAAGGTGATGATGACCGTCTAG
- a CDS encoding DUF1192 domain-containing protein has translation MAFELDDLDPRQKKSQPRNLDIMNVEDLEEYVTVLKGELERVEAKIKAKRSHAAAAASLFKK, from the coding sequence ATGGCCTTCGAACTCGACGATCTGGACCCCAGGCAGAAGAAGTCACAACCCAGGAATCTCGACATCATGAACGTCGAGGATCTCGAGGAATACGTCACTGTGCTCAAGGGCGAGCTCGAGCGCGTCGAGGCGAAGATCAAGGCCAAGCGGAGCCACGCCGCGGCAGCAGCCTCGCTGTTCAAGAAATAG
- a CDS encoding O-acetylhomoserine aminocarboxypropyltransferase codes for MVEAKFLRPDTLALHAGQHPDPATGARAVPIYQTTSFVFRDVDHAASLFNLEVGGHIYSRISNPTVSVFEERVAALEEGSGALAVSSGQAALHIAIATLMGAGDHIVASTSLYGGTRNMLALTLPRFGIETSFVHPRDHEGFRKAIRPNTRLVLGETIGNPGGEVLDIPAIAAIAHEAKIPLMIDNTFASPILCKPLTLGADIVFHSATKFIGGHGVAIGGVIVESGRFDWEGSGKFPTLTEPYAGYHGIDYAEEFGPHAFVMRARTEGVRDFGCCLSPQNAFYLIQGLETLPLRVARHVENARKVMAFLKANPAVERIASPDMPDHPDHALAQRLLPKGTGSIFSFDIKGGREAGRRFIERLKLFSHLANVGDAKSLVIHPASTTHAQLDAAALAAAGIGEGMIRLSIGLEDPEDLIDDLGPALRAAQKG; via the coding sequence TTGGTCGAAGCCAAGTTCCTGAGGCCCGATACGCTGGCGCTGCACGCCGGTCAGCATCCCGATCCGGCGACCGGTGCGCGCGCGGTGCCGATCTACCAGACGACGTCGTTCGTCTTCCGCGACGTCGACCATGCGGCGAGCCTGTTCAACCTCGAAGTCGGCGGCCACATCTACAGCCGCATCTCCAATCCGACCGTCTCGGTGTTCGAGGAGAGGGTCGCCGCGCTTGAGGAGGGGTCGGGCGCGCTGGCGGTGTCGAGCGGCCAGGCGGCGCTGCATATCGCGATCGCCACGCTCATGGGCGCTGGGGACCACATCGTCGCCTCGACCTCGCTCTACGGCGGCACGCGCAACATGCTGGCGCTCACCCTGCCACGCTTCGGAATCGAGACGAGCTTCGTTCATCCGCGCGACCATGAGGGCTTTCGCAAGGCCATCCGGCCCAACACGCGGCTGGTGCTGGGCGAGACGATCGGCAATCCGGGCGGGGAGGTGCTCGACATTCCGGCCATCGCCGCGATCGCCCACGAGGCGAAGATCCCGCTGATGATCGACAACACCTTCGCCTCGCCGATACTTTGCAAGCCGCTGACCCTGGGCGCGGACATCGTCTTCCATTCGGCGACCAAGTTCATCGGCGGCCACGGCGTGGCGATTGGTGGCGTCATCGTCGAGTCGGGCCGTTTCGACTGGGAGGGCTCGGGCAAATTCCCGACGCTCACCGAACCCTATGCCGGCTATCACGGCATCGACTACGCGGAGGAGTTCGGCCCGCATGCGTTCGTGATGCGCGCCCGCACCGAGGGCGTGCGCGACTTCGGCTGCTGCCTGTCGCCGCAGAACGCCTTTTATCTGATCCAGGGCCTCGAGACGCTGCCGCTGCGCGTCGCGCGCCACGTCGAAAACGCCCGCAAGGTGATGGCCTTCCTCAAGGCCAATCCGGCGGTCGAGCGCATCGCCTCGCCCGACATGCCCGATCATCCCGATCACGCGTTGGCGCAGAGGCTCCTGCCCAAGGGCACGGGTTCGATCTTCAGCTTCGACATCAAGGGCGGGCGCGAGGCCGGCCGCCGCTTCATCGAGCGGCTGAAGCTGTTCTCGCACCTCGCCAACGTGGGCGACGCGAAGTCGCTGGTGATTCATCCCGCCTCGACCACGCATGCCCAGCTCGATGCGGCGGCGCTCGCGGCGGCGGGCATCGGAGAGGGCATGATCAGGCTCTCGATCGGGCTGGAAGATCCCGAAGATCTGATCGACGATCTTGGGCCGGCGCTGCGCGCCGCGCAGAAGGGCTGA
- a CDS encoding alpha/beta fold hydrolase — MKLTVDGRTVFATTGGAEFDAAKPTIVFLHGAGFDRTAWRLQTRWFAHHGRSVLAVDFPAHGWSDGPALDSIGALADWTARLIEAAGLKQAALVGHSMGALVALDCAARHGDKVRALGLCGVASEMPVHPEMLESAKANTAKVQELMTFWGMGNALHKGGMVSPGLWLRRESLSVLAGNKPGVIHTDLAACNAYKDAPVRAAAVTCPTVFVLGDGDLMTPAAKAKTLVTAIAGSKAVTIPDCGHFMMVERPDETLEALKACV; from the coding sequence ATGAAGCTCACCGTCGACGGCCGGACCGTCTTCGCGACGACCGGCGGCGCCGAATTCGATGCGGCCAAGCCCACGATCGTCTTCCTCCACGGCGCGGGCTTCGATCGCACGGCCTGGCGCCTGCAGACGCGCTGGTTCGCCCATCATGGCCGCTCCGTGCTGGCCGTGGATTTCCCCGCGCACGGCTGGTCCGACGGTCCCGCGCTCGACAGCATCGGCGCGCTCGCCGACTGGACGGCGCGCCTGATCGAGGCCGCCGGCCTGAAGCAGGCGGCGCTGGTCGGCCATTCGATGGGCGCGCTGGTCGCGCTCGACTGTGCCGCGCGGCATGGCGACAAGGTGCGGGCGCTCGGCCTGTGCGGCGTCGCGTCGGAGATGCCGGTTCATCCCGAGATGCTCGAATCGGCCAAGGCCAACACGGCGAAGGTCCAGGAGCTGATGACCTTCTGGGGCATGGGCAACGCGCTGCACAAGGGCGGCATGGTCTCGCCCGGCCTGTGGCTGCGGCGCGAATCACTCTCGGTGCTGGCGGGCAACAAGCCGGGCGTGATCCACACCGATCTGGCCGCCTGCAATGCCTACAAGGATGCGCCCGTGCGGGCCGCTGCCGTGACCTGCCCGACCGTGTTCGTCCTGGGCGACGGCGATCTCATGACGCCCGCTGCCAAGGCGAAGACTCTCGTCACCGCCATCGCCGGATCGAAGGCCGTGACCATTCCCGACTGCGGGCACTTCATGATGGTGGAGCGCCCCGACGAGACGCTGGAGGCGTTGAAGGCCTGTGTCTGA
- a CDS encoding SDR family NAD(P)-dependent oxidoreductase, with the protein MSERVALVTGSTSGIGAAIARRLAHDGYVVALHSRSSAEVGRAMVQELKKASYHQADLGDETAARGLVASVLEAHGRLDVLVNNAGLSIRIPHTDLKAATPSLWRQMLDVNLIAPFVLVAEAEAALRESSERGRPASIVNIGTHAGSRPKGSSIPYAASKAALHHVTKLLALSLGPAIRVNAVAPGLVETPMTANWPDMLETWKVKSPMKRPAKPEDIADLVAALCANDYVTGEIVIADGGLNLT; encoded by the coding sequence GTGTCTGAACGCGTCGCTCTCGTCACCGGCTCTACCTCCGGAATCGGCGCCGCCATCGCGCGCCGCCTCGCGCACGACGGCTATGTCGTGGCGCTCCATTCGCGTAGCTCGGCCGAGGTCGGTCGTGCGATGGTTCAGGAACTGAAGAAGGCCAGCTATCACCAGGCCGATCTCGGCGACGAGACGGCCGCGCGCGGCCTCGTCGCCTCCGTGCTCGAGGCGCATGGTCGTCTCGACGTGCTGGTCAACAACGCCGGCCTGTCGATCCGCATCCCGCATACCGATCTGAAGGCGGCGACACCGTCGCTGTGGCGACAGATGCTCGATGTGAACCTGATCGCGCCGTTCGTGCTGGTCGCGGAAGCCGAGGCAGCGTTGCGCGAGTCCAGTGAGCGCGGCCGGCCGGCGAGCATCGTCAATATCGGCACGCATGCCGGCTCTCGACCCAAGGGCTCCTCAATTCCCTATGCCGCGTCGAAGGCGGCGCTGCATCACGTCACCAAGCTGCTGGCGCTGTCGCTGGGGCCGGCGATCCGCGTCAACGCCGTGGCGCCCGGCCTGGTCGAGACGCCGATGACGGCCAACTGGCCCGACATGCTGGAGACCTGGAAGGTGAAGTCGCCGATGAAGCGTCCTGCGAAACCGGAGGACATCGCCGATCTGGTGGCCGCGCTCTGCGCCAACGACTACGTTACCGGAGAGATCGTCATCGCCGACGGTGGGCTCAACCTCACCTAG
- a CDS encoding DUF169 domain-containing protein — protein sequence MLAEASNKLIELLRIRTQPIGMRLFEDPAEMDRIKGVRKPTEGFKFTMCQMVTQSRWYGFTLGITVDNTRGGNCGGVVGLNHPGEGFLSGDHMNGVWFGNKEASAAHQAQMPRVPDGKYNGLVVSPLRSARLDPPDICLFYGTPGQMIYFINGLQYHRYRRYDFTVTGESACADSWGRALATRQTSLSLPCFAERRYGGVADDELLMACPPDELLRAVEGMGHLGKNGLRYPFPPYGAVMDPALGMAKSYS from the coding sequence ATGCTGGCCGAAGCCAGCAACAAGCTGATCGAACTGCTGCGCATCCGCACCCAGCCGATCGGCATGCGCCTTTTCGAGGACCCCGCCGAGATGGACAGGATCAAGGGCGTGCGCAAGCCGACCGAGGGCTTCAAGTTCACCATGTGCCAGATGGTGACGCAGTCGCGCTGGTACGGATTCACGCTGGGCATCACCGTCGACAATACGCGCGGCGGCAATTGCGGCGGTGTCGTCGGCCTCAACCATCCGGGAGAGGGCTTCCTGTCGGGCGACCACATGAACGGCGTCTGGTTCGGCAACAAGGAAGCGTCCGCGGCTCATCAAGCCCAGATGCCGCGCGTGCCGGATGGCAAGTACAACGGCCTCGTCGTGTCGCCGCTGCGCTCGGCGCGCCTCGATCCGCCGGACATCTGCCTGTTCTACGGCACGCCCGGCCAGATGATCTATTTCATCAACGGCCTGCAGTATCATCGCTACCGCCGCTATGATTTCACGGTGACCGGCGAGAGCGCCTGCGCCGATTCGTGGGGCCGGGCGCTGGCCACGCGCCAGACCTCGCTCTCGCTGCCGTGCTTCGCCGAGCGTCGCTACGGCGGTGTGGCCGACGACGAGCTTCTGATGGCCTGCCCGCCCGACGAGCTGCTGCGCGCGGTCGAGGGCATGGGCCATCTCGGCAAGAACGGCCTGCGCTACCCGTTCCCGCCCTATGGCGCGGTGATGGATCCGGCGCTGGGCATGGCCAAGAGCTACAGCTGA
- a CDS encoding 2'-5' RNA ligase family protein: MLYVVAWPVLGEADDAALHRLRAQYHAGEAALIGPHFTLVFGAAAEREGELRTAMQSITQRPFWFLIERIVRSDLYFYAEPSDGAAELTSLHEALNPMPGREPFEPHITLGLFRSAAEAEQVARIVGRQNLPMTGRVEELALLRRAGDALETLATIRLRA; this comes from the coding sequence ATGCTCTACGTCGTGGCCTGGCCGGTGCTGGGCGAGGCCGACGACGCGGCGCTGCATCGCCTCAGGGCGCAATACCATGCCGGCGAAGCCGCGCTGATCGGCCCGCACTTCACGCTCGTGTTCGGCGCTGCAGCCGAACGCGAGGGCGAACTGCGGACGGCGATGCAAAGCATCACGCAGCGTCCATTCTGGTTCCTGATCGAGCGTATCGTGCGGTCCGACCTCTACTTCTATGCCGAGCCGTCGGACGGTGCCGCGGAACTCACTTCCCTCCATGAGGCGTTGAATCCGATGCCTGGTCGCGAACCGTTCGAGCCGCACATCACGCTCGGCCTGTTTCGCAGCGCCGCCGAGGCCGAGCAGGTCGCGCGCATCGTCGGTCGCCAGAACCTGCCGATGACCGGCCGCGTCGAGGAGCTGGCGCTGCTGCGACGGGCCGGCGATGCGCTGGAGACCCTGGCGACCATTCGCCTCCGCGCATAA